A part of Aegilops tauschii subsp. strangulata cultivar AL8/78 chromosome 2, Aet v6.0, whole genome shotgun sequence genomic DNA contains:
- the LOC109770622 gene encoding probable small nuclear ribonucleoprotein G, whose translation MSRSGQPPDLKKYMDKKLQIKLNANRVVIGTLRGFDQFMNLVVDNTVEVNGDEKTDIGMVVLRGNSVVMIEALEPIARSQ comes from the exons ATGAGCCGATCGGGGCAGCCGCCGGATCTGAAGAA GTACATGGACAAGAAGCTCCAAA TCAAGCTGAATGCGAACCGTGTTGTCATTGGCACGCTTCGTGGATTTGATCAGTTCATGAATTTGGTGGTGGACAACACTGTGGAGGTCAATGGAGATGAGAAGACCGACATAGGGATGGTG GTTCTGAGAGGAAATAGTGTTGTGATGATTGAAGCCCTTGAACCAATTGCCAGGTCTCAGTGA